From a single Bacillota bacterium genomic region:
- a CDS encoding glycosyltransferase: MQNYFPFGFKSGVKFKSVYVHQSLPFFDYQWGVFNKDERMLWFYRNIYFHLIKKSVAEADKVIVQTEWMRGSVAERCRVSHEKIVVERPDIGTIDLGELGGVSGLKGEVKLFYPASGVVYKNHQVLYRAMELVVNKFGKKGIVLYLTLDPDNPKAWSCIKGFKLEENVVLTGKLSYQQVMNYYQSVDALVFPSKVETFGLPLLEAQSFSLHIIANNLGMYREVIGQYKGSVTYCDGDDAASWAKAICSLIRPKK; the protein is encoded by the coding sequence ATGCAAAACTATTTTCCTTTTGGCTTCAAAAGTGGAGTCAAGTTCAAATCTGTATACGTGCATCAGTCCCTCCCGTTTTTCGACTATCAGTGGGGCGTCTTCAACAAAGATGAGCGAATGCTGTGGTTCTATCGCAACATTTACTTCCACCTTATAAAGAAAAGTGTTGCAGAGGCGGATAAAGTGATCGTTCAGACTGAATGGATGAGAGGTAGTGTGGCAGAGCGTTGCCGTGTTAGCCACGAAAAAATAGTGGTCGAACGGCCGGACATTGGTACAATTGACCTTGGCGAGTTGGGCGGCGTGAGCGGCCTCAAGGGAGAGGTAAAGCTATTTTATCCTGCAAGTGGTGTTGTGTATAAAAATCACCAAGTTCTATACCGAGCCATGGAATTAGTTGTGAACAAGTTTGGCAAGAAAGGAATCGTGCTCTACCTAACGCTAGATCCCGACAACCCTAAAGCATGGTCTTGCATAAAGGGATTCAAGCTTGAAGAGAACGTCGTTTTAACTGGCAAGTTAAGTTACCAGCAAGTTATGAATTACTATCAATCTGTAGACGCCCTAGTTTTCCCGAGCAAAGTCGAGACTTTCGGGCTGCCCCTGCTAGAAGCACAAAGCTTTTCACTCCACATTATTGCCAACAACTTGGGAATGTATCGAGAGGTAATCGGCCAATACAAAGGCAGTGTCACTTATTGTGACGGCGACGATGCTGCCAGCTGGGCTAAGGCGATTTGCTCGTTAATACGACCAAAGAAGTAG
- a CDS encoding polysaccharide biosynthesis protein, protein MFQHRTLLITGGTGSFGNAVAERFLRTDIGEIRIFSRDEKKQDDMRRSYQSDKLKFYLGDVRDIGSIKNAMHGVDYVFHAAALKQVPSCEFFPLEAVKTNVLGTDNVLTAAVEMGVKKVIGLSTDKAAYPINAMGISKAMMEKVLVAKARTVDPTLTLICCTRYGNVMASRGSVIPLFIEQIKSGRPLTVTAPHMTRFLMSLPEAVDLVLFAFANAVAGDTLVQKSPAATVGDLAQALLELFVAPNELRIIGTRHGEKLYETLLTKEEYAVAEDLGGFFRVPADKRDLNYDKYFVQGDERLTLGTEYNSHNTTRMSVEEIKAKLLDLEYVRNELEGWRRA, encoded by the coding sequence ATGTTCCAACACCGCACCCTCTTAATCACCGGCGGTACAGGCTCCTTCGGGAACGCTGTAGCGGAACGCTTTCTACGAACCGACATCGGCGAGATTCGGATTTTTTCTCGCGACGAAAAGAAGCAAGACGATATGCGCCGTAGCTACCAAAGCGACAAGCTTAAGTTCTACCTAGGTGATGTACGCGACATCGGCAGCATCAAAAACGCCATGCATGGTGTGGACTATGTCTTTCATGCCGCTGCGCTAAAACAGGTGCCTTCGTGTGAGTTCTTCCCCCTCGAGGCAGTCAAGACCAATGTCCTTGGCACCGACAACGTCTTGACGGCAGCTGTCGAAATGGGCGTTAAGAAGGTCATCGGCCTCTCTACGGATAAGGCGGCCTACCCCATCAACGCTATGGGTATCTCTAAGGCCATGATGGAAAAAGTGCTAGTCGCCAAGGCGCGCACGGTAGACCCTACACTCACGCTCATCTGCTGTACACGCTATGGCAATGTCATGGCCTCGCGCGGCTCAGTTATTCCCTTGTTTATCGAGCAAATCAAGAGCGGGCGGCCGCTAACCGTGACGGCTCCTCACATGACGCGTTTTCTTATGAGCCTGCCCGAAGCGGTAGACCTAGTGCTCTTTGCTTTTGCAAATGCCGTTGCAGGCGATACGCTAGTGCAAAAGTCGCCGGCAGCGACAGTGGGCGACTTGGCGCAGGCCCTACTTGAACTTTTTGTCGCCCCTAACGAACTGCGCATCATTGGCACGCGCCATGGTGAAAAGCTCTACGAAACCTTACTTACCAAAGAGGAATATGCCGTAGCCGAAGATCTCGGCGGGTTTTTCCGCGTACCAGCCGATAAGCGCGACCTGAACTACGACAAGTACTTTGTGCAAGGGGACGAACGGCTCACCTTAGGCACCGAGTATAATTCTCACAATACCACGCGCATGTCAGTTGAGGAGATCAAAGCCAAGCTACTAGACCTAGAATACGTACGTAACGAACTAGAAGGGTGGAGGCGGGCTTGA
- a CDS encoding NAD-dependent epimerase/dehydratase family protein — MSILVTGSKGFIGRNLVATLHNEGYESVYECDADTTPEQLSAFCQEATFVFHLAGVNRPPDAGDFMPGNAGFTATLLSSLSKHGNRCPILFASSAQAALDNPYGQSKKAAEDLLFAHSYATSAPVFVYRLPNVFGKWCRPNYNSVVATFLHNIARAQPITINDQSANLTLVYVDDVVDEFLRALRGVVTPTGRFASLPVAHSTTVGALADLIQSFHHARASLAIPALDDAFTKKLYATYLSYLPEESLAYELHMHTDARGSFTEFARTRGQGQFSVNIAKPGITKGNHWHHTKHEKFLVVSGKGVIRLRAVGSDSVVAITTDGERLKVVEIPPGYTHNIENIGEADLVTLMWASEAFEPQRPDTFFLQV, encoded by the coding sequence TTGAGCATACTTGTTACCGGGTCTAAGGGCTTTATAGGGCGTAACCTTGTAGCCACCCTGCACAATGAAGGATACGAAAGTGTTTACGAGTGCGACGCCGACACCACGCCCGAGCAGTTGTCCGCCTTTTGCCAAGAGGCAACCTTCGTCTTTCACCTCGCTGGGGTTAACCGCCCACCAGACGCTGGCGACTTTATGCCCGGCAATGCGGGCTTTACGGCCACCTTACTGTCTAGTTTAAGCAAACATGGTAACCGCTGCCCCATTCTCTTTGCCTCCTCTGCGCAAGCAGCGCTAGACAACCCCTATGGGCAGAGCAAAAAAGCTGCCGAAGACCTGCTCTTCGCTCACAGCTACGCGACAAGTGCCCCGGTTTTCGTGTACCGCTTGCCCAATGTCTTTGGCAAGTGGTGCCGGCCAAACTACAACAGCGTAGTGGCGACATTCTTGCACAACATTGCCCGCGCACAACCCATCACTATTAACGACCAAAGTGCTAATCTCACCTTAGTTTATGTGGATGATGTGGTAGACGAATTCTTACGTGCCTTGCGCGGCGTAGTCACCCCTACTGGGCGGTTCGCCTCTTTGCCTGTGGCACACAGCACCACCGTCGGGGCACTGGCCGACCTCATCCAATCATTTCACCATGCGCGCGCAAGCCTTGCCATACCTGCGCTTGACGATGCCTTCACCAAAAAACTCTATGCCACTTACCTGAGCTACTTGCCAGAGGAATCCTTGGCGTATGAGCTACATATGCATACCGACGCCCGCGGTTCCTTCACCGAATTTGCACGCACCAGGGGTCAGGGCCAGTTTTCAGTAAACATCGCCAAGCCGGGCATCACCAAGGGCAATCACTGGCACCACACCAAGCACGAAAAGTTCTTAGTCGTGAGCGGCAAAGGGGTAATTAGGCTACGCGCAGTCGGCAGTGACAGCGTAGTGGCCATTACTACCGACGGCGAAAGACTAAAGGTAGTCGAAATCCCCCCTGGCTACACGCATAACATCGAGAACATAGGCGAAGCGGACCTAGTCACCCTGATGTGGGCCAGCGAAGCCTTCGAGCCACAACGACCAGATACATTCTTTTTGCAGGTGTGA
- the wecB gene encoding UDP-N-acetylglucosamine 2-epimerase (non-hydrolyzing) — MKRLKVMTVVGTRPEIIRLSALIQKLEASPSIEHVLVHTGQNYDYELNEVFFKDFNLRRPDFMLNAATGTAIETIGHILIKIDPVLDEVKPDAFLVLGDTNSCLCAIAAKKKRIPIFHMEAGNRCFDQRVPEETNRKIVDHIADINLTYSDIAREYLLREGLPPDRIIKTGSPMLEVLNSRRDDIAKSRILDTLALTPEQYFVVSAHREENIDNDVNFTDIIDSLNTVAATYNMPVIFSTHPRTRKRLEAKGLELHPHINIHKPLGYNDYIKLQLHAKAVLSDSGTISEEASILGFPALNIRQAHERPEAMEEAAVMMVGLTKERILQGLAVLATQPKGAIRLVRDYDAPNVSDKVLRIILSYTDYVRRTVWGDIHD, encoded by the coding sequence ATGAAAAGACTTAAAGTGATGACTGTTGTAGGCACCCGCCCTGAAATAATCCGCCTCTCTGCGCTAATCCAAAAGCTTGAGGCATCGCCCAGCATTGAGCATGTGCTCGTCCACACCGGACAGAACTATGACTACGAGCTTAACGAAGTCTTTTTCAAGGACTTCAATCTCCGCCGTCCGGATTTCATGCTCAACGCCGCCACGGGCACAGCGATTGAAACTATCGGCCATATTTTAATCAAGATAGACCCAGTTCTTGACGAAGTAAAACCAGACGCCTTCCTTGTACTAGGTGACACCAATAGCTGCCTCTGCGCCATTGCCGCCAAGAAGAAGCGCATCCCCATCTTTCACATGGAGGCCGGCAACCGCTGTTTCGACCAGCGCGTCCCCGAAGAAACCAACCGTAAAATCGTCGACCACATCGCCGATATAAACCTCACCTACAGTGACATCGCCCGCGAGTACTTGCTGCGTGAGGGCCTGCCGCCAGACCGCATCATAAAGACCGGCAGCCCCATGCTCGAAGTGCTAAATTCCCGCCGTGACGACATCGCTAAATCGCGCATCTTAGACACCCTAGCCCTCACGCCCGAACAATACTTCGTTGTTTCGGCCCACCGTGAAGAAAACATCGACAACGACGTAAACTTCACTGATATAATCGACAGCCTAAACACAGTTGCCGCAACTTACAACATGCCCGTTATTTTTAGCACTCACCCCCGCACGCGCAAGCGGCTAGAGGCCAAGGGGCTAGAACTTCACCCCCACATCAACATCCACAAACCCCTAGGGTATAATGACTACATCAAGCTGCAGCTACACGCTAAAGCCGTGCTTAGCGACAGCGGCACCATCAGCGAAGAAGCCTCCATCCTAGGCTTCCCCGCGCTAAACATCCGCCAAGCCCACGAGCGCCCCGAGGCCATGGAAGAGGCGGCGGTCATGATGGTGGGGCTCACCAAAGAGCGTATTTTGCAGGGGCTAGCGGTACTCGCAACCCAACCTAAAGGTGCCATACGCCTAGTGCGCGACTACGACGCACCAAATGTGTCGGACAAGGTGTTGCGGATTATTTTGTCGTATACGGATTATGTTCGCCGGACGGTGTGGGGGGACATTCATGATTGA
- a CDS encoding glycosyltransferase family 4 protein, translating into MNVMLITLYDMRSLQERGIYPDLMREFVANGHFVAVVSPSASSAQSGVTVHEEGRALIVKVPSGSIQKTGAIRKAWNTITLDTRLKRAVALKLSHIKFDVLLYSTPPVTLTQTIRYLRARDGLKTYLLLKDIFPQNAVDLGMMRASGLLGLPYRYFRSTEHELYRLSDHIGCMSPANVKFLLEQNPKIAPNLVEVCPNSIEPQDLTLTAAAREYWRTKYGLPHDKPIFIYGGNIGAPHGVEFIIECLKENEHDDQAFFVIVGAGTEYAKLQRYFELAKPRAAKLLPFLPAEDFDLLCAACDVGLIFLHQGFTVPNFPSRLLTYMQASLPILAATDPHTDLGEIIEGGKFGFWCESRSVSVFMQKVNLLCNAETRHRMGQSGRAYLENNYTAKHSYEIIMKHFAGGRTCSNTAPS; encoded by the coding sequence ATGAATGTAATGTTAATTACTTTGTATGATATGCGATCGCTGCAAGAGCGGGGCATATATCCTGACTTGATGCGCGAGTTTGTCGCTAATGGGCATTTTGTTGCTGTCGTGTCACCTAGTGCGTCTAGTGCCCAGTCGGGTGTTACAGTGCACGAAGAAGGGCGGGCTTTAATCGTAAAAGTGCCAAGTGGAAGTATCCAGAAGACAGGCGCAATACGGAAAGCGTGGAACACGATAACCCTAGACACAAGGCTTAAGCGGGCAGTCGCTTTAAAGTTGTCACATATCAAGTTTGATGTATTGTTGTATTCAACGCCACCCGTCACTCTGACGCAGACTATACGCTACTTACGCGCCCGCGATGGGTTAAAGACTTATCTGTTGTTAAAGGACATCTTCCCACAGAACGCTGTAGATTTGGGGATGATGCGTGCAAGCGGCTTGCTAGGGCTCCCCTACCGCTACTTTCGCTCCACTGAGCATGAGCTCTACCGCCTCTCTGACCACATTGGGTGTATGTCGCCAGCTAACGTCAAGTTCCTCCTCGAACAGAATCCCAAAATCGCACCCAACCTTGTCGAGGTGTGCCCTAACAGCATAGAACCACAAGATTTAACCCTAACCGCTGCAGCACGTGAGTATTGGCGTACGAAATATGGCCTACCGCACGATAAGCCCATTTTTATCTACGGAGGCAACATCGGGGCCCCGCACGGCGTGGAGTTTATCATCGAATGCCTCAAAGAAAACGAGCATGACGATCAAGCATTTTTTGTTATTGTTGGGGCAGGTACTGAGTATGCCAAACTGCAGCGCTACTTTGAGCTTGCCAAGCCACGCGCGGCAAAGCTGCTGCCATTTCTACCGGCGGAGGATTTCGATCTACTTTGTGCCGCGTGTGACGTCGGTCTTATATTCCTCCATCAAGGTTTTACTGTCCCTAATTTCCCTTCACGCCTCCTGACGTATATGCAGGCCAGTTTGCCGATATTGGCGGCCACTGACCCGCACACTGATTTGGGTGAGATCATCGAGGGGGGTAAGTTCGGCTTTTGGTGCGAATCCCGAAGCGTAAGTGTCTTTATGCAGAAGGTGAACTTGCTCTGCAACGCAGAGACACGCCACAGGATGGGGCAGTCCGGCAGGGCATATCTAGAAAACAACTACACAGCCAAGCATTCCTACGAAATTATCATGAAGCATTTTGCTGGAGGTCGCACATGTTCCAACACCGCACCCTCTTAA